The following proteins come from a genomic window of Bradyrhizobium paxllaeri:
- a CDS encoding ABC transporter ATP-binding protein, whose translation MDNLSGYARRPFPFVLRYLRQRRAAHAVILTAVVGAVACSVGTQYGVKHLVDSLTAGSERAASVWLAFAFLMSLIAADNLLWRVASWTASFTFVGVTGDLRRDMFRHLTGHAPSYFSDRLPGMLTSRITATSNAVFTVENMFVWNVLPPCIATVSAILLIGTVSLAMSAGLIVIATIMLLAMFRLAAAGKPLHDDFADKAAAVDGEMVDVISNLPLVRAFCGLSYEHDRFDATVERELDARGRSLRYLEKLRLLHAVVTIVLTIALLAWAIALWQQGAATTGDVVLVCTLGLSILSATRDLAVALVDVTQHVARLTEAIATLLLPHELKDHPEAEPLIRSGAAVGFNNVAFHYPGGVQVFEKFNLRIQPGQRVGLVGHSGGGKSSLFTLLQRFYDVQHGSITIDGQDIARVTQQSLREAISVVPQDISLFHRSIMENIRYGRPNATDDEVLRAAIAARCDFIENLPEGMATIVGDRGIKVSGGQRQRIAIARAFLKDSPILLLDEATAALDSVSEEAIRDALSRLMRGRTVIAIAHRLATLRNFDRVVVLQNGRIIEDGPPDILVQGRGPYRELVAREMGRLASHAA comes from the coding sequence ATGGACAATCTTTCAGGATATGCGCGCCGGCCGTTTCCGTTTGTGTTGCGCTATCTCCGCCAGCGCCGCGCGGCCCATGCCGTCATCTTGACTGCTGTCGTGGGGGCGGTTGCCTGCTCCGTGGGCACGCAGTACGGCGTGAAGCATCTCGTCGACAGCCTGACGGCCGGGTCGGAACGTGCAGCAAGCGTATGGCTGGCATTCGCTTTTCTCATGTCGCTGATCGCTGCGGACAATCTGTTGTGGCGCGTCGCAAGCTGGACGGCGAGCTTCACCTTCGTTGGCGTTACCGGCGATCTTCGCCGCGACATGTTCCGCCATCTGACCGGCCACGCCCCCAGCTACTTCTCCGATCGGCTGCCGGGCATGCTGACCAGCCGCATCACCGCGACCTCAAACGCGGTTTTCACGGTCGAGAACATGTTCGTCTGGAACGTATTACCGCCGTGCATCGCGACGGTCTCGGCGATTCTCCTGATCGGAACCGTCAGCCTTGCGATGTCCGCAGGCCTGATCGTCATCGCCACCATCATGCTGCTGGCGATGTTCCGCCTCGCCGCGGCGGGCAAGCCGCTGCATGACGATTTTGCCGACAAGGCCGCTGCGGTCGACGGCGAGATGGTCGATGTCATCAGCAATCTGCCGCTGGTCCGCGCGTTCTGCGGCCTCAGCTACGAACACGACCGCTTCGATGCCACCGTCGAGCGGGAACTCGACGCCCGTGGGCGCAGCCTGCGCTATCTCGAGAAGCTGCGGCTGCTTCACGCCGTCGTGACAATCGTGCTGACGATCGCACTGCTGGCATGGGCCATTGCGCTCTGGCAGCAGGGCGCGGCGACCACCGGCGACGTCGTTCTGGTCTGTACGCTCGGCCTTTCGATCCTGAGCGCGACGCGCGACCTTGCGGTGGCGCTGGTCGACGTGACCCAGCATGTTGCCCGCCTGACGGAAGCGATCGCCACGCTGTTGCTGCCGCACGAGTTGAAGGATCATCCTGAGGCCGAGCCGCTGATCCGCAGCGGCGCTGCCGTCGGATTCAATAATGTCGCATTCCATTATCCGGGCGGTGTTCAGGTGTTCGAAAAGTTCAACCTGCGCATTCAGCCAGGACAGCGGGTCGGTCTGGTTGGTCATTCCGGCGGCGGAAAATCCAGCCTGTTCACGCTGCTGCAGCGCTTCTACGACGTCCAGCATGGCAGCATCACGATCGATGGCCAGGATATTGCGCGAGTGACGCAGCAAAGTCTGCGCGAGGCGATCTCGGTGGTGCCGCAGGACATATCGCTGTTCCACCGTTCGATCATGGAGAACATCCGCTACGGACGGCCGAACGCGACCGATGACGAGGTGCTGCGCGCGGCGATCGCGGCGCGTTGCGATTTCATCGAAAACCTCCCGGAAGGGATGGCGACCATCGTCGGCGATCGTGGTATCAAGGTCTCCGGCGGACAGCGGCAACGCATCGCCATCGCGCGCGCCTTCCTGAAGGACTCGCCGATCCTGCTGCTGGACGAAGCGACGGCTGCTCTCGACAGCGTATCGGAGGAGGCGATCCGCGACGCACTGTCACGACTGATGCGCGGACGCACCGTGATTGCCATCGCCCATCGTCTCGCCACCTTGCGCAATTTCGACCGCGTGGTGGTGCTGCAGAACGGGCGGATCATTGAAGACGGCCCGCCGGATATTCTGGTGCAGGGCAGGGGCCCTTACCGCGAACTGGTGGCGCGCGAAATGGGGCGTCTCGCCAGCCATGCGGCCTGA
- a CDS encoding alkyl/aryl-sulfatase: MSQPATIEASKESPKEASASVIAQHAVTLKALPFSDKRDFDDAARGFLGSVENAKITSPQGRVVWSLEPYGFLSAEQAPPTVDPSLWRQSRLNMHHGLFEVVPGVYQVRGLDIANMTLIEGDSGVIVVDTLTSIEGARAAMELYFQHRGKRPVAAVIFTHTHTDHWGGARGVLDDATLAAGKVPIIAPNLFMEHAVSENIIAGPAMLRRAQYQFGPFLAKGVRGQVDCGLGKTMAAGAVALVRPTDLIIATGDRRVIDGVEFEFQMAPNSEAPAEMHFFIPRYKLLNLAENCTHNFHNLLPFRGADVRDALAWSKYLGEALQMWGGKADAMCGQHHWPVWGQERIDTMIRQQRDLYKFAHDQTIRLMNHGLTAAEIAENIRLPASLEGAWHGRGYYGHIRHNVKAIYQKYLGWYDANPVNLDPLPPVESGKKYVEYMGGADAILARARADFAKGEFRFVAQAVSHLVFSEPNNQAARAMLADTFEQLGYASESSTWRNAYLFGAQELRQGMPKTPPRSSMPRETLAALRTEQLWDVLGVRLNGPKAEGQRIVLNWNFTDTGETFILNLENCALTYAAGAQAADADASFTLARGVLDEVIAKLTTFPEAVSAGKVKVAGNPARLGELMLLMDEFPRMFEIVEPKRTIVS, translated from the coding sequence ATGAGCCAACCAGCCACGATCGAAGCATCAAAGGAATCTCCGAAGGAAGCTTCCGCCTCCGTCATCGCGCAGCACGCGGTGACGCTGAAGGCGCTGCCGTTTTCCGATAAACGCGATTTCGACGATGCGGCGCGCGGCTTCCTCGGCTCCGTGGAGAACGCAAAAATCACCTCGCCGCAGGGCAGGGTGGTCTGGAGTCTGGAGCCCTATGGCTTCCTGTCCGCGGAACAAGCGCCACCGACCGTCGATCCCAGCCTGTGGCGGCAATCCCGCCTCAACATGCATCACGGCCTATTCGAGGTGGTGCCCGGCGTCTATCAGGTGCGCGGGCTCGATATCGCCAACATGACGCTGATCGAGGGAGACAGCGGCGTGATCGTGGTGGACACGCTGACCTCGATCGAGGGCGCGCGGGCGGCGATGGAGCTCTACTTCCAGCATCGTGGCAAACGGCCGGTCGCTGCCGTCATCTTCACCCATACCCACACCGACCATTGGGGCGGCGCACGGGGCGTGCTCGACGATGCAACGCTTGCTGCGGGCAAGGTGCCGATCATCGCACCCAATCTGTTCATGGAGCATGCGGTCTCCGAAAACATCATCGCCGGCCCCGCAATGCTGCGTCGGGCGCAATATCAGTTCGGGCCGTTCCTCGCCAAGGGTGTGCGCGGGCAGGTCGATTGCGGGCTCGGCAAGACCATGGCGGCGGGCGCAGTCGCGCTGGTGCGTCCGACCGATCTGATTATCGCGACTGGCGACAGGCGCGTCATCGACGGCGTCGAGTTCGAATTCCAGATGGCGCCGAACAGCGAAGCGCCGGCGGAGATGCATTTCTTCATCCCGCGCTACAAGCTGCTCAACCTGGCGGAAAACTGCACCCATAATTTCCACAATCTGCTGCCGTTCCGCGGCGCCGATGTGCGCGACGCGCTGGCCTGGTCGAAATATCTCGGCGAAGCCTTGCAGATGTGGGGCGGCAAGGCGGATGCGATGTGCGGCCAGCACCATTGGCCGGTCTGGGGCCAGGAGCGGATCGACACCATGATCCGGCAGCAGCGCGATCTCTATAAATTCGCGCATGACCAGACCATCCGCCTGATGAACCACGGGCTCACCGCCGCCGAGATCGCGGAGAACATCCGCCTGCCGGCGAGTCTCGAGGGAGCCTGGCACGGCCGCGGCTATTACGGCCACATCAGGCATAACGTGAAGGCGATCTACCAAAAGTATCTCGGCTGGTACGACGCCAATCCGGTCAACCTCGATCCATTGCCGCCGGTCGAGTCAGGCAAGAAATATGTCGAGTATATGGGCGGCGCGGACGCGATCCTGGCCCGGGCGCGAGCCGATTTTGCCAAGGGCGAATTCCGCTTCGTCGCACAGGCCGTGAGTCATCTGGTGTTCTCTGAGCCGAACAACCAGGCGGCGCGCGCAATGCTGGCTGATACCTTCGAGCAACTCGGCTACGCATCGGAAAGTTCGACCTGGCGCAACGCCTACCTGTTCGGCGCGCAGGAACTGCGGCAGGGTATGCCGAAGACCCCACCGCGTTCATCGATGCCGCGGGAAACTCTGGCTGCGCTGCGCACCGAACAGCTTTGGGACGTGCTCGGCGTTCGCCTCAACGGTCCCAAGGCCGAAGGCCAGCGCATCGTGCTGAACTGGAATTTTACCGATACCGGCGAGACGTTCATTCTCAATCTGGAAAATTGCGCGTTGACCTATGCGGCCGGCGCGCAAGCGGCCGATGCCGATGCCAGCTTCACGCTGGCGCGCGGCGTGCTCGACGAGGTGATCGCCAAGCTGACGACGTTCCCCGAAGCGGTCAGCGCCGGTAAGGTCAAAGTCGCCGGCAATCCGGCGCGTCTCGGCGAATTGATGCTGCTGATGGACGAATTCCCGCGCATGTTCGAGATCGTCGAACCGAAGCGGACCATAGTGAGCTAA
- a CDS encoding glycosyltransferase family 4 protein yields the protein MRIAQVAPLTEAVPPKLYGGTERVVHWLTEELVALGHEVTLFASGDSHTSAKLDAAWPKALRLDGSVRDPNALHMVMLERVRQKCDDEEFDFLHFHLDYYPFSLFYRQPTPFLTTLHGRLDLPEHQPVFTTFSKIPVISISNAQRRPVPQANWVRTIHHGLPEDLLTPQQVKPSYLAVLGRIAPEKGVDRAIRIATRCGIPLKIAAKVDRADQEYYDELISPLIKANPLVEFIGEISDREKPDFLSGAIGLLVPIDWPEPFGLVMIEAMACGTPVLAYNRGSVPEIIDPGLTGFVVEDETSAVAVVDRLAALDRAAIRKQFESRFTARRMALDYLAAYRGLMEEAEPRIKLVSSAE from the coding sequence ATGCGCATCGCGCAGGTCGCCCCGCTGACGGAGGCTGTTCCCCCCAAACTGTACGGTGGCACCGAGCGGGTTGTGCACTGGCTGACTGAAGAACTGGTCGCGTTAGGGCATGAAGTCACGTTGTTCGCCAGCGGTGATTCCCACACATCGGCGAAACTCGATGCCGCCTGGCCGAAGGCCTTGCGTCTCGACGGCTCGGTACGCGACCCCAACGCCCTGCATATGGTGATGCTGGAGCGCGTGCGGCAGAAATGCGACGATGAAGAGTTCGATTTTCTGCACTTTCATCTCGATTACTATCCATTCTCGCTGTTCTACCGGCAGCCGACGCCGTTTCTGACGACGCTGCATGGCCGGCTCGACCTGCCGGAGCATCAGCCGGTATTCACGACCTTCTCCAAGATTCCGGTGATATCGATCTCCAACGCACAGCGGCGACCGGTGCCGCAAGCCAACTGGGTGCGCACCATTCACCATGGGCTGCCGGAGGATTTGCTGACGCCGCAGCAGGTGAAGCCATCTTATCTTGCGGTGCTCGGACGGATTGCGCCGGAAAAGGGCGTCGATCGCGCTATCCGGATCGCGACGCGGTGCGGTATTCCGCTCAAGATCGCGGCAAAGGTCGACCGCGCCGACCAGGAATATTACGACGAGTTGATCTCCCCGCTGATCAAGGCCAATCCGCTGGTGGAATTCATCGGCGAGATCAGCGACCGCGAGAAACCCGATTTCCTCAGCGGCGCGATAGGCCTCCTGGTCCCGATCGACTGGCCGGAGCCGTTCGGCCTCGTGATGATCGAAGCCATGGCCTGCGGCACGCCGGTCCTTGCCTATAACCGCGGCTCGGTGCCGGAGATTATCGACCCCGGCCTCACCGGCTTTGTCGTGGAAGACGAAACCAGCGCCGTGGCGGTGGTCGACCGTCTCGCTGCGCTGGACCGGGCTGCGATCCGCAAACAGTTCGAAAGCCGCTTCACCGCGCGTCGCATGGCGCTGGATTATCTCGCCGCCTATCGCGGCCTGATGGAAGAAGCGGAGCCGCGGATCAAGCTCGTCAGCAGCGCGGAGTAA
- a CDS encoding amylo-alpha-1,6-glucosidase, with the protein MTAEVTQFITIEAAEHVAESPFYIPMTGPATRQRRSLKHDDTFIVLDSHGDIGASAGGPDGLFNADTRYLARLEMVLDEVQPLLLGSNLRDDNSALTVDLTNSDVYRNGRLALQKDTLHIVRSIFLWRGTAYQRIALQNHGERPAIFDLTLLFDNDFADLFEVRGERRSRRGIGSSRLLGPADVVLEYGGLDGQARITALHFEPRPTRLAVNSATYHLELEPGQVIALFVAVSCNKPIMQKPIPFFRGLLAHRREMRRSTAGAASIETSNNIFNEVLCQAMADLNMLMTDTPQGRYPYAGIPWYSTTFGRDGLITALQMLWVDPRIAKGVLRRLAHFQAKATDPLSDAEPGKILHEMRGGEMAALREVPFAQYYGSVDSTPLFVLLAGLYVERTSDDETLAELWPAIEAGLRWIDGPGDPDRDGFVEYQRATEQGLANQGWKDSFDAIFHADGQLAEGYLALAEVQGYVFAAKRLAARCARRLGKIDRAAELESAALLLADRFEAAFWCEELGTYALALDGAKRPCKVRTSNAGQLLFTGIVRTDRARRVAADLMSKKFFSGWGIRTVAYGEVRYNPMSYHDGSIWPHDNALIALGFARYGLKHSVAHLFKGLFDAASYMDLRRLPELFCGFRRERRRGPVLYPVACAPQAWASATPFTLLEAALGLEFDAARGEIRLRDPKLPEFLNEVVLRDLQLGPSSVDLRVRRHNDEVSLEVLRTRGQIQVSIVLTH; encoded by the coding sequence ATGACAGCCGAAGTCACTCAATTCATCACCATTGAGGCTGCTGAACACGTCGCGGAATCGCCGTTCTACATTCCGATGACGGGCCCGGCGACGCGGCAGCGCCGTTCGCTCAAGCACGACGACACCTTTATCGTACTCGACAGCCACGGCGATATCGGCGCCTCGGCCGGCGGGCCCGACGGCCTGTTCAATGCCGATACGCGTTATCTCGCGCGGCTGGAGATGGTGCTCGACGAAGTCCAGCCGCTGCTGCTCGGCTCCAATCTGCGTGACGACAATTCGGCGCTGACCGTCGACCTCACCAATTCCGACGTGTACCGCAACGGCAGGCTGGCGCTGCAAAAGGACACGCTGCACATCGTGCGCTCGATCTTCCTGTGGCGCGGCACCGCCTACCAGCGCATCGCGCTGCAAAATCACGGCGAGCGGCCGGCGATTTTTGACCTGACGCTGCTGTTCGATAATGACTTCGCCGATCTGTTCGAAGTGCGCGGCGAGCGCCGATCGCGCCGGGGCATAGGTTCCAGCCGGTTGCTCGGCCCTGCCGACGTGGTGCTGGAGTATGGCGGGCTCGACGGCCAGGCCCGCATCACCGCCTTGCATTTCGAGCCGCGGCCGACCCGGCTCGCGGTCAATTCAGCGACCTATCATTTAGAACTCGAACCCGGGCAAGTGATCGCCCTGTTCGTCGCGGTGTCCTGCAACAAGCCGATCATGCAGAAGCCGATACCGTTCTTTCGCGGCCTGCTGGCGCATCGCCGCGAGATGCGACGGTCGACGGCCGGCGCAGCCAGCATCGAGACCTCGAACAACATCTTCAACGAGGTGCTGTGCCAGGCGATGGCCGATCTCAACATGCTGATGACGGATACGCCGCAGGGCAGGTATCCCTATGCCGGCATTCCCTGGTATTCGACCACGTTCGGCCGCGACGGGCTAATCACCGCGCTGCAGATGCTGTGGGTCGATCCGCGCATCGCCAAGGGCGTGCTGCGGCGGCTCGCCCATTTTCAGGCCAAGGCGACCGATCCGCTTTCGGATGCCGAACCCGGCAAGATTCTGCACGAGATGCGCGGCGGCGAGATGGCAGCGCTGCGCGAGGTGCCGTTCGCGCAGTATTACGGCAGCGTCGATTCGACACCGCTGTTCGTGCTGCTGGCCGGCCTCTATGTCGAGCGCACCAGCGACGACGAAACGCTGGCTGAGTTGTGGCCTGCGATCGAGGCGGGCTTGCGGTGGATCGACGGTCCCGGCGATCCCGATCGCGACGGTTTCGTCGAGTACCAGCGCGCCACCGAGCAGGGGCTTGCCAATCAGGGCTGGAAGGATTCGTTCGATGCGATCTTCCACGCCGATGGACAACTCGCCGAAGGCTATCTCGCGCTGGCGGAAGTTCAGGGATACGTCTTCGCCGCCAAGCGGCTGGCGGCACGTTGCGCCCGCCGGCTCGGAAAGATCGATCGTGCGGCGGAACTCGAATCCGCCGCGCTGTTGCTGGCCGACCGGTTCGAAGCGGCGTTCTGGTGCGAGGAGCTCGGTACCTACGCGCTGGCGCTCGACGGTGCCAAGCGGCCGTGCAAGGTGCGAACGTCCAACGCCGGCCAGCTTCTCTTTACCGGCATCGTCCGAACCGATCGCGCCCGGCGCGTGGCGGCCGATCTGATGAGCAAGAAATTCTTTTCGGGATGGGGCATCCGCACCGTGGCCTATGGCGAGGTTCGCTACAACCCGATGTCCTATCACGACGGCTCGATCTGGCCGCATGACAATGCGCTGATCGCGCTCGGCTTCGCGCGTTACGGCCTGAAGCATTCGGTGGCGCATCTGTTCAAGGGTCTGTTCGATGCCGCCAGCTACATGGATCTGCGGCGGCTGCCGGAACTGTTTTGCGGATTCCGCCGGGAAAGGCGCCGCGGGCCAGTGCTCTATCCCGTCGCCTGCGCGCCGCAGGCCTGGGCCAGCGCAACGCCCTTCACGCTGTTGGAGGCGGCGCTCGGCCTCGAATTCGACGCCGCACGCGGCGAGATTCGCC